A window of Cryptomeria japonica chromosome 3, Sugi_1.0, whole genome shotgun sequence contains these coding sequences:
- the LOC131065647 gene encoding AT-hook motif nuclear-localized protein 26 isoform X1, protein MAGMNGIQNQSSQDDEERRSCNSTEGHCLEEPRKRRGRPVGSKNKAKVPDIEGGDSVFTLELVKGDNVIHCLNELSNSKHVGISIFKVRGIVKNVKIQRCTEGGIPQPPMILEGSFELKKLSGSFVPSVWNFSPDTLSAILVGRQGEVRGDIVGDNLWAAGPLTVLITFKVLRPPQATVHNGNGIGEGIMLSSPPSSSAAAQCIRQPNQNNVFSSTRCPLPPPPPVHLGKDSSTPSPLPPNHNNAFATGSSTPGPLPPLIPPQANVHNEFNGFPQASVHNEFNGFPQASVHNKYNGFASTPLQASVHMNEHNGFPSTNVHTEYPSCTPPPHHVPARMSNEYPPSAPPGSVPDFSNFSSDFQGVSTSVPWSNNPDNGGHYSVP, encoded by the exons ATGGCAGGAATGAATGGAATTCAAAATCAATCTTCGCAAGACGATGAGGAAAGGAGAAGCTGCAACTCTACGGAAGGCCATTGTTTAGAGGAGCCAAGGAAGCGAAGGGGGCGACCTGTGGGTTCTAAAAACAAGGCCAAAGTCCCAGATATTGAAGGTGGAGACTCGGTTTTTACTCTCGAGTTAGTAAAAGGAGATAACGTAATTCATTGTTTGAATGAGTTAAGCAACAGTAAACACGTTGGAATCTCCATTTTTAAAGTCCGTGGAATAGTAAAAAACGTCAAAATCCAGCGTTGTACTGAAGGAGGGATTCCACAACCCCCCATGATTTTGGAAGGAAGCTTTGAGTTGAAAAAGCTGTCTGGTTCTTTTGTGCCTTCCGTCTGGAATTTTAGTCCTGACACTTTGTCAGCAATTCTGGTAGGTCGTCAAGGGGAGGTCAGAGGAGACATTGTTGGAGACAATCTGTGGGCAGCTGGTCCACTTACTGTTCTAATAACATTCAAAGTTCTTCGTCCACCTCAGGCAACTGTGCACAATGGTAATGGCATTGGTGAGGGCATCATGTTAtcttctcctccttcttcttctgctGCTGCTCAATGCATTCGTCAACCAAATCAGAACAATGTGTTTTCTTCGACTCGTTGTCCtcttccaccaccaccaccagtgcACCTTGGTAAAG ATTCTTCAACTCCTAGTCCTCTTCCACCAAATCACAACAATGCGTTTGCTACAGGTTCTTCAACTCCTGGTCCTCTTCCACCACTTATACCACCTCAGGCGAATGTGCACAATGAATTCAATGGGTTTCCGCAGGCAAGTGTGCACAATGAATTCAATGGGTTTCCTCAGGCAAGTGTGCACAATAAATACAATGGGTTTGCTTCAACTCCTCTTCAGGCAAGTGTGCACATGAATGAACACAATGGGTTTCCTTCAACTAATGTGCACACTGAATACCCATCTTGTACACCTCCTCCTCACCACGTCCCAGCAAGGATGAGCAATGAATACCCTCCATCGGCACCACCTGGGTCAGTAcccgatttttcaaatttttcttctGATTTTCAAGGTGTTTCTACCTCTGTACCGTGGTCCAACAATCCAGATAATGGTGGTCACTACTCTGTGCCCTAG
- the LOC131065647 gene encoding AT-hook motif nuclear-localized protein 26 isoform X2 yields the protein MAGMNGIQNQSSQDDEERRSCNSTEGHCLEEPRKRRGRPVGSKNKAKVPDIEGGDSVFTLELVKGDNVIHCLNELSNSKHVGISIFKVRGIVKNVKIQRCTEGGIPQPPMILEGSFELKKLSGSFVPSVWNFSPDTLSAILVGRQGEVRGDIVGDNLWAAGPLTVLITFKVLRPPQATVHNGNGIGEGIMLSSPPSSSAAAQCIRQPNQNNVFSSTRCPLPPPPPVHLGKGSSTPGPLPPLIPPQANVHNEFNGFPQASVHNEFNGFPQASVHNKYNGFASTPLQASVHMNEHNGFPSTNVHTEYPSCTPPPHHVPARMSNEYPPSAPPGSVPDFSNFSSDFQGVSTSVPWSNNPDNGGHYSVP from the exons ATGGCAGGAATGAATGGAATTCAAAATCAATCTTCGCAAGACGATGAGGAAAGGAGAAGCTGCAACTCTACGGAAGGCCATTGTTTAGAGGAGCCAAGGAAGCGAAGGGGGCGACCTGTGGGTTCTAAAAACAAGGCCAAAGTCCCAGATATTGAAGGTGGAGACTCGGTTTTTACTCTCGAGTTAGTAAAAGGAGATAACGTAATTCATTGTTTGAATGAGTTAAGCAACAGTAAACACGTTGGAATCTCCATTTTTAAAGTCCGTGGAATAGTAAAAAACGTCAAAATCCAGCGTTGTACTGAAGGAGGGATTCCACAACCCCCCATGATTTTGGAAGGAAGCTTTGAGTTGAAAAAGCTGTCTGGTTCTTTTGTGCCTTCCGTCTGGAATTTTAGTCCTGACACTTTGTCAGCAATTCTGGTAGGTCGTCAAGGGGAGGTCAGAGGAGACATTGTTGGAGACAATCTGTGGGCAGCTGGTCCACTTACTGTTCTAATAACATTCAAAGTTCTTCGTCCACCTCAGGCAACTGTGCACAATGGTAATGGCATTGGTGAGGGCATCATGTTAtcttctcctccttcttcttctgctGCTGCTCAATGCATTCGTCAACCAAATCAGAACAATGTGTTTTCTTCGACTCGTTGTCCtcttccaccaccaccaccagtgcACCTTGGTAAAG GTTCTTCAACTCCTGGTCCTCTTCCACCACTTATACCACCTCAGGCGAATGTGCACAATGAATTCAATGGGTTTCCGCAGGCAAGTGTGCACAATGAATTCAATGGGTTTCCTCAGGCAAGTGTGCACAATAAATACAATGGGTTTGCTTCAACTCCTCTTCAGGCAAGTGTGCACATGAATGAACACAATGGGTTTCCTTCAACTAATGTGCACACTGAATACCCATCTTGTACACCTCCTCCTCACCACGTCCCAGCAAGGATGAGCAATGAATACCCTCCATCGGCACCACCTGGGTCAGTAcccgatttttcaaatttttcttctGATTTTCAAGGTGTTTCTACCTCTGTACCGTGGTCCAACAATCCAGATAATGGTGGTCACTACTCTGTGCCCTAG